tctctggtatgtcaagaggagtacaagccggataacgatacactctgtccattaTCATCCTGAAGTCTCCTAAAGAATTCGTTGACTTACTGCCGGGAGcacggccacaggaataagaaccTCTTTCGATGTGGAGTCGCTGTTTACAAATGTGCCTGAGTGCAAAACAATCAGGATAATGAAGGTCTGAGtttatcgtgatccggcttgtaatCCTTCTGACATACCTGAGAGCATACTGGGAAAGAATGTACTACTACAGTAGTACATACTACAGTACTACTGCTGAAAGTACTACGGCAATTGACATTACAACAGCTGTTGACATGACCACTGATTATGACATTACTACTGCTGTTGTTGATATTATTCCTGCTGTTGTTGACATTTCTACTACTGTTGACATTACTACTACTGTTGACATTACTACTGCTGTTGACATTACTACTGCTGTTGACATTACTGCTACTGTTGACATTACTACTGTTGTTGACATTACTACTACTGTTGGCATTACTGCTACTGTTGACATTACTACTGTTGTTGACATTACTACTACTGTTGACATTACTACTACTGTTGACATTACTACTACTGTTGACATTACTGCTACTGTTGACATTTCTACTGCTGTTGACATTACTACTACTGTTGACATTACTACTACTGTTGGCATTACTGCTTCTGTTGACATTACTACTGTTGTTgacattactactactactgttgacattactactactactgttgacgttactactgttgttgacattactgttgttgttgacacTACTACTGTTGTTGACATTACTAATGTTGTTGACATTACTACTGTTGTTgacattactgttgttgttgacacTACTACTGTTGTTGACATTACTAATGTTGTTGACATTACTACTGTTGTTGACACTACTACTGTTGTTGACATTACTACTGTTGTTGACATTACTAATGTTGTTGACATTACTACTGTTGTTGACACCACTACTGTTGTTgacattactgttgttgttgacacTACTACTGTTGTTGACACCACTACTGTTGTTGACATTACTACTGTTGTTGACATTACTACTGTTGTTGACACCACTACTGTTGTTGACATTACTACTGTTCTTGACATTACTACTGTTGTTGACACCACTACTGTTGTTGACACCACTACTGTTGTTGACATTACTACTGTTGTTGACATTACTAATGTTGTTGACATTACTACTGTTGTTGACACCACTACTGTTGTTGACATTACTACTGTTGTTGACATTACTAATGTTGTTGACATTACTACTGTTGTTGACACCACTACTGTTGTTGACATTACTACTGTTGTTGACATTACTACTGTTGTTGACACCACTACTGTTGTTGACACCACTACTGTTGTTGACATTACTACTGTTGTTGACACCACTACTGTTGTTGACACCACTACTGTTGTTGACATTGTTACTACCATTAACATTACTGTTGCCATTAACACACAGAAATTAAATTGACGAAAATTATATCAAAGAGAAATCCACTAGGGGTATTAGGTGGGTTCGAACCTACGACCCCAGCATAGCCAGTCGCCTTCTCTTCCAGTAGACCACCGAAGACAAGTTTTTTTCAATATACAATATTGTTCCCTGTTCATAGCAAGAACAGAAACAAATTGTATAGGCCGTGACAAGTTGAGCCTCGTATTCAGTGTCTGATAGACCTATTGGGCTACACTTTTGTGCGATAGACAACATTGAGTGACGCTGATATTGTGATGTTACGTTAGTCCAGTTGCTGTAAGAGTCAGGCAGACTGTATTGCATTTAATAATAGTGTGAGCATAGGTGGAATACCATATGCAAATTATCATATTTGTGCAGGTGGGAAAGTAAATACAGTTAGGCCTACTGTAAATGTAAGTGAGGTGAGTATATTCAGTTAGGCCTACTGCAAACGTAATTGGAGCAGTATATTCAGGTAGGACTATGCAAATGTAAATGGGACAGTATATTTAGTTGGGCTtattacatgtgtgtgtggtgtaacgTACAGTTAGGCCTACTAAGAGTGTATATATGGATTAACTTATAAAGTTAGACCTATTACATGTGTATATGGAATAAATTATGCCTACGAGAAGCGTAAGCGGGACAACATATACGTTTTTATTAGTGTAAATAAAACACTCAAAACATTGTTTGACTGGAAACAAGCTGTtgcagacgtgtgtgtgtgtgtgtgtg
This sequence is a window from Procambarus clarkii isolate CNS0578487 chromosome 36, FALCON_Pclarkii_2.0, whole genome shotgun sequence. Protein-coding genes within it:
- the LOC138371687 gene encoding GATA zinc finger domain-containing protein 14-like, whose protein sequence is MFGTESLLIEEEIESKLPAEDRCCYNLLNDVGTIGSSQVRRRATSGGINRRSQEAAGDGVWRREDTASGRAGGDEARNVNGSNNVNNSSGVNNSSGVNNSSNVNNSSGVNNSSGVNNSSNVNNSSNVNNSSGVNNSSNVNNISNVNNSSNVNNSSGVNNSSNVNNISNVNNSSNVNNSSGVNNSSGVNNSSNVKNSSNVNNSSGVNNSSNVNNSSNVNNSSGVNNSSSVNNNSNVNNSSGVNNSSNVNNISNVNNSSNVNNSSSVNNSSNVNNISNVNNSSSVNNNSNVNNSSNVNNISNVNNSSSVNNNSNVNNSSNVNSSSSNVNSSSSNVNNSSNVNRSSNANSSSNVNSSSNVNSSRNVNSSSNVNSSSNVNSSSNVNSSSNVNNSSNVNSSSNANSSSNVNNSSNVNSSSNVNSSSNVNSSSNVNSSSNVNSSRNVNNSRNNINNSSSNVIISGHVNSCCNVNCRSTFSSSTVVCTTVVVHSFPVCSQRLHIERGSYSCGRAPGSKSTNSLGDFRMIMDRVYRYPACTPLDIPESILRKLLQGFTKEAPFLSPGGYVYKQVDGVAMGSPLCVLFANF